The DNA window GGTTCTTTGGGATGATTTTTACTTGCGCACAGATAATGCATGCTTGCTACTCTAAAGGGGCATGTTTTTCACAATTAGAGCTGCAAGGAAATAGCTGGTAGTATCAGCCAGCATTTACGGATAGACAATTCAATAATACTGCAATACTTTTCAGTCCTATTGTTGCTATCTCGCTTTACGGCCAAAGTGCGTCCCTTTTTCTAATACGTGAAGTTTGCCACGATTCGTTCGAGTAGCGCTATGTTCGTTTGtgtttacgtttattttggttaTAATTACTAGCtaaagacaaaatatatactgttgcagaaatattgattttactgcattgcattaaaatattatttgtatttttgggGTATAGTCGGAAATCATGTTGCCACATATTTAATCAGCAGTCTAGCCCGTATAGACGCCCTTACACTATTCTTGGAAAAGTAAATTGATTAAGTAGCTAATAAATCAAGTACCTAGTTATATGTTTGAATtaaatcagtttttttttttaaagttcattAGTAGATCAAACGAAGACCTCCAACAGGAATAATTtacgttataaattattaaaaattaatatttagtatttaataatcacaCACTCACATACGTAAGCAGCACATCTGTGTGCACCAGctgtttaaattatcttttactagtcatttttattttaaaagttttgttattggCTATATTATAAAcgcatataattaaaaacttaagcaACTAAAATAATGAGTAACGTAAACGAATCAAACGTCGCAGCTacttactataattataataattattaaagcaaaGAAAATGcactcatataaataaatttcacaacGGTAAAGTACTCTTGCGTGATTAAGGAAAGTTATCACTTTATTATCAAGGTCAAGACTGTTGTTGTCCTACTGTGATGATTCAGAGTAAACATTATCTTTAGTTTCGTAATATCGATAAAAGACGGGACtacccttttttttatatagaccagggggcaaacgggcagcctcactgatgttaagtgatccgccgcccatggacactctcaatgccagagggctcgcgaaaccgttgccgaccttttaagaattggtacgctcttttcttgaagacattaaatttattaaattaagacaTCATTTTACCCTAATCAAAGGGGAGGATTAGGGGATTGTTTCATgcatatataaacttaaatggaGATGGGCCAGGTAGCGCGTTATACAGGTGACGGATGGTTGAAAGCAGTGTCTGAATGGACTGGTCCAAAAGGAATAAAGAACAAAGGATGACCAATCGAGCAAAGGGCCGACGGGATCGAGAGCTGGAACATTGGATGACGAaggcacaaaataaataagggtggaaaaagttggaggaggccttcttCCGGACAGGGGCCGCATcatagttaaaattgtatttatatctattatatttatgtaaataggatgtggaagaataaaggcttattattattattatgcaagAACATGGTAAAAATCTTCAAATTAGTAGACTAGAGCAGCCCCTTTTCAGAGTAAACGAAAGAAAGAGTACATCAGTGCTAAGACGCTTGTATATCCTCTATTTCAGACATGCCAACAGACAATTGAGTCCTAGATATAACATGTAAagacatgattttttttatttagtgtaCCTAGGTAAAAACACCAGTCTACAGATTTATATATCTGTCtcttgattatattttttcttataggtAACCATCCCTTTTAGTTGAATgactcacaatgttttccttcaacgtACAAGTAAGTTATTATACAGCCGTGATTCGAACGTACGAGCTCAGGCTAACACTAGAAATCTAACAGATACGCAGCCACGATTATTAAAGTTCAACACCAgttgaaaagaaattaataaatctaagcTATACGgaaacaaaactattaaagtttttttatgaattaccAAATGAAGCTTTAAGGTTGAACCACGAACCATGAATATCGGTTGACTAATCAGCCTCATTTTGATCTTAAGACGGAGACCATCTAGACactgtaataattattcattaaacgtgcttaatattaaattaatgtgaaAGGTGACATTGTTGAAATGATTTTCTTTATGTTCCTGGCTGTAAGTGTGACTGGTAAGTAACTTACGATAATTGTTGTCTAGCCATAaacacattttgtttttttaaatttagaatgaatatttataggatactgttttgttttcatttaataaataagactatcttatattatagtttagaCAATAAATCTTAGCCTTGGAAACtttttacacttttaatttaaagttaataataaatacttaaaataaactaaataagaatattgtagACTTTATCTAATTAgaccaaatattaatatgacaaaatactttttataaagtcacaaatatattttaattcgtaACTTATTAGACTAAtagtttcaataaattattgaaacgtAATTTAAAGCCTTGACATGTGCcgtaaaaagttaattatagtaattacttcaataaaaaacGACCCAGGGTTATTTTAGGCGTTGACCGAACGACTATTTATACTTTGTTGATGAAACTCgagttatttatttgcataGATATGTAACTGACATCTTATATTACTAACATTTTGggtattaaaagtattatatcaTATCATTTGTCCCGCCTATTCGCCAGCACTATTACAGCGTTATTGCTGATgtgactttattttaaatgctgACCTTAATATCTCAACAAGATTCGAACCAAAAACAATTGAACTGCTATTGACCATATCTTAATACACGCTTGTAATTAGATCTAACGATCCGCTCTGAGCGCGGTTTTGGTCATTTAGAGGCTGAGTGAAGTAATGGAATGAATActcatatattttcttttaagaagtttattcaaatgtaaacaaataatcCTAGGCTGAAAGTTATACTTTTATGCTCACGAAGTTTGCTATAAAAGCTATAAATTACAACGTTGCCATGAACTAAATActacaaaaatagaaaatattaatttgtttgccCAAGCGGTTATTTCCCCTGTATTAGGTAATTATTCATTTCTACGGattttatcttatcttaatatcccatattaattagtaagtTATGTTTTATAGTACAGTACTTGAGGAAGATAATGAGTAATGATTACGAAGAATGTAGTCCATAAATTCTTTATGGGACAGGCCATTACCGATATAGTctgtatgtattgttattttattgaaaaaaatgggACAGTTCGTTTGCTACGCttttaacgcccgaacccaataattaatccacattCTTAGATTGTTTtcatcagaccgtgacagtcgatcgatttcctatctgcatcccaataaccaaaccctacgatgACAATcaatttttggcgacggatagaatgcaatctcttcgctctttacactatatataaacttataacaatattaacaatataaaccaaataaagtaagtaaaaccgtacgtacatttatattaaaatataaatgtctatgtttaaaacataacaaatagctttttaattattttaaaaactggtgtaaggtaaaatcttaagataggatttTGGCACAGATGAActatcattttcatacaaaagtttATCCACAtccaccgatccgacctaccgtGGTTCGTCGTACAAttcgtcgattggttattggtactctttaatcaatatttggtttaagatgtctatctcagatggtcaaaaattgATTGAGATagattattgggtttgggcgttagtcTACTACATATTACGTACTATACGTTATATCAtagaaatcaaaattataataaacaaattttgatcactcaactattttatttacatattaaaaaataaacccactatatttctttgaagAACAAGATTTTAAGTCTAGACTTAGGTTCACCCAAAGTGTAACTTGTCAAAAACGTAATCCATTTGATAGACTCCTGATATACATGGGTGCAATATTAGCGCGAACCAAACAAACCAACCACTCCTTTATGTCAAATTTATTAccctgtaattatttacatcttCTCCAGgcgaatataatttttggaaTCATTTTAGCACAGGAAATCTTTTTACATTGCATTTACGTTTCTATCTAGCTTTCATTGATAAGGCCTAAGTGTATAATTGATATAAGACAATCAAGTGTTCTCATCAGTGCAGTGTCTATCTTTGCATCGAGAGGTCATAGGAAgaggcatatttttttttatttttatcgaaaAGTTTTAGTACAAGAGCAATGTCGTtaactaaaacatttatttattttataatttttacttactgTCTTATAAGTGTCAGCTGTGACTGTGAGTATAGTTTGCAGGTTTTtcatgtaataaaatgtaacaaaatttgTTAAGTGGTTTAATAGCTTGGTTGCTACCGCCGTttcatgtattataaaataatctatcTTAATATTTCGGTTGGATAGACGCTGCTACAGTAATgcctatttaaaaaacgaattaataaacaaacttaGGACGCCTGCCCATTATGATAAACTACTGTTTTATATGttgtaaatttgttaaaatcttttttaattttatttttgtatttcagcGGATTTGCAATGTTATGTATGCACCGACTGTGAGTTTAATTATGAGGGTACGGCAACGACTTGTCAAGACATTCTACTAACAACTGTTACACCTGACGAATCAACAACTAACATTGGAGAAACTTACAGTACAGACAACAGAAATAACCATGACACTACACAGCCAACAGAGACAACGGATTTTTCTACAACCGAAGAAACCGCATGCACTGAAATACCAGAAACCACAACTCATATAACAGCATTAACAACTGAAAATTCTGCAAACCCGAAACCGAAGACCACGAACCCTCCCTTTAAGATAACAACAAAATTCTCTCCACCAATAGAAACTTCTAGTATCCCAGTAACTACTGAAACAACCAGTACAGAATCTTCATTAATACCTGCAATAACTGAAACCACCACAGCAATTTCTACAACGGAACTTTCCCCTATTATCTCAACACTTACGTCAACGACAGAAGCTTTGGATACTACTACCTTAGGTATTAATACTAAAACGACACAAACTGATGGTCTAGAAAGTACTATAACACCTGTAATTACTAGCACTCTTTCAGaagctgaaatttttatttcaactacAGAACCCAGTGTGACTACATCTAAAACTACGATATTAGGTAGCAATACCAAAACTACACAAACAGAAGGTCTAGAAAGTACTGTTACACCTGTAATTACTA is part of the Pieris rapae chromosome 21, ilPieRapa1.1, whole genome shotgun sequence genome and encodes:
- the LOC110996184 gene encoding flocculation protein FLO11 isoform X2, which codes for MIFFMFLAVSVTADLQCYVCTDCEFNYEGTATTCQDILLTTVTPDESTTNIGETYSTDNRNNHDTTQPTETTDFSTTEETACTEIPETTTHITALTTENSANPKPKTTNPPFKITTKFSPPIETSSIPVTTETTSTESSLIPAITETTTAISTTELSPIISTLTSTTEALDTTTLGINTKTTQTDGLESTITPVITSTLSEAEIFISTTEPSVTTSKTTILGSNTKTTQTEGLESTVTPVITSTLSESIISTTEPTVTTSGGSNSVSNTVTSTETSITIQSTLSPETLASTTDKSMTTSESLPSTTDASSTTNMGTEGSLETGGTESTESSILPTTTDPSSQAAVESTTNSDLGSTMVTNLLDNEPNVMMVDDTKKYGSRYRFIRAVQANQDAGPKPRCIVTAYKEQNKTIVVRGCSFGKEEENCNSLLDGNVKMNNSKCFVCNTNLCNSASTAIVSTFILIAMILIVL
- the LOC110996184 gene encoding flocculation protein FLO11 isoform X1 encodes the protein MSLTKTFIYFIIFTYCLISVSCDSDLQCYVCTDCEFNYEGTATTCQDILLTTVTPDESTTNIGETYSTDNRNNHDTTQPTETTDFSTTEETACTEIPETTTHITALTTENSANPKPKTTNPPFKITTKFSPPIETSSIPVTTETTSTESSLIPAITETTTAISTTELSPIISTLTSTTEALDTTTLGINTKTTQTDGLESTITPVITSTLSEAEIFISTTEPSVTTSKTTILGSNTKTTQTEGLESTVTPVITSTLSESIISTTEPTVTTSGGSNSVSNTVTSTETSITIQSTLSPETLASTTDKSMTTSESLPSTTDASSTTNMGTEGSLETGGTESTESSILPTTTDPSSQAAVESTTNSDLGSTMVTNLLDNEPNVMMVDDTKKYGSRYRFIRAVQANQDAGPKPRCIVTAYKEQNKTIVVRGCSFGKEEENCNSLLDGNVKMNNSKCFVCNTNLCNSASTAIVSTFILIAMILIVL